CTCCACCTGCAGCTGAGATCTTGGGGTACTGGTGAGGTGGGGGACATCCTCctttggggggtgggggctgcGCCTGTGGGCAGGGGCAGTCTGgcctggggggcactggggacccTCGCAGCCCCTCTGACCCCCGTGTCCCCTCCGGCTCCAGGCGAGAGCATGACGATCTCGTGTGAGGCGGTGAGCAGCCTCCCCGAGGCTCACGCTGCTCTACTGGCTGGGGAACGGCTTCCTTCGTGGAGAAGCTGCACCCAGACGGGGCCGTGTATGAGGGGACAGTGCTGTAAGTACCGGGTCTCGggaggggggtcccgggggggcagcagcagctgggctgcccGGGgctctggggctggcagggaggggcagccccggccggggcAGGGACCCCAGGtcccccagcccggggggggggtgtgtgtgtcgtGGAGCCGGGGGCGAGCGGTGACGGGTCCCTGCTGGGTCCGCAGAGAGGAGCCGCGGGGGCTCGGGGGTGGCCCTGCGCCGCGACCTGCACTCAGCTCCTTCGGCGCCCAGCACCTGCACACCAACTTCACCTGCGTGGTGCTCAGCCCCCTCGGCGTCGACACCAGGGAGGTGCAGTGGCCgcacccggccccggccccggcccctgctgAGAGCGGGGGACTGGGCTGAGACCGGGGAGCAACTCATGATGGGTGAGCGCCCCACGGTGCGGTTCCCCGCTCCCACGGCCCCGCACCTCTGCGTGGGGACATGATGCCTCCGTGGAGGCCTGTCTCCGTGCCCCGCTGTGGGGTCTGCGCGGCCCCACGTCTGCCGGCCCCGCGTCTGCCGGTCCTGCTGTGTGTGGGGCTCCTGGCACCCCTCGCTGAGCTGGGAGCACtgcccgggccggccccgggaCCTGCCCGCAGCCAGTTGTGGGACCCCAGGGTTTATTAAAGCACATCAAGGCTTGCACTGTGTCACCTGTGTCCTGGGGATGGGGCCGCCCGGTGGGGGCAGAGGggtgaggagggaggaagaggaggtggccCTGGTGCCCGCGGAAGGCAGGGTCCGTCCCTGACCCCATCCCTGCCCAGCAAGGGGCTGGAGAGCCATGGACAGCCCTGGTCCTGCCCCAGGGATGCCTGGCCCCACGGCTGCACCCTgccccggaggaggaggagggtggggagcCCTGGGGCGCAGGGACCCCCGAGGAGCTGGGCCCATCACATCTCTCTCTGCACCCGGGGGGAGTCGGGGCTGTCCCCTGGCACGGCGCTGCTGAGCCCCACGTGCTGCTCCATGGGGCAGCCCCCCACCCGTCTTGTCCTGGCAGGGCCCTGCTCCTGGGCACCGGGGCTGGGGTGGCCACTGCCAGCCCCCTCCCTGTTCCCTCAGGCACTGGGGGGGCTGTGACCCGCCCCGGGCTGCAGGCagccacaggacaggcaggggaacAGAGCCCAGGAGGAGACCCTCCTTGAGCAGGACCCGGGGCGCAGGCATTGCTCTGCGGGATGCTCTGGATGCGGGagggctggggatgggggggggggggggggggggggctggagaagaccccggctgcagccccccccagctgccaccaGCCCAGGGGAGCCACAGGAAACGCCCAGAGACACCCCCGTCCCACAGCAAGTCTTTATTCCTCTGGGAGCCAGGGAAGGCGAGCAGCGGAACGGCCGGCTGGGCAGGGACACCTCCAAAAGCAGCCCTGCCGTGTCCCCCCAGTCCCCATCAGTGCCAGcccccatccctggggcagcCCCTTGCAGACCCCACGCTCAGCTGCATCCAAAAGCCCTGGCTGCGGCTCTGCGAAAGGCCTCATCCAGACTCCGCTGGTgtccccggggctgccggcgTGTCCCGGGGCCGGTGGCACcatggcagggctgagctgggcacAGGCGGCCGCCACGCGGGACCCTGCAGCCGGGCCATCCCCACGCCCCCAGCCCGTCCTGCTGCCCCGTCCGGTCCCGCTGTCTCCCTGAAGCTGGTGGCTCCCATTCCCAACCCCTTTTCCTCGCTGGGGTGCGGTGGCAGCGGTGGCGTCGCAGCTCAGGGGCCCCCGGCGGCTGCCAGGGCAGTGGCTGCCAGGAGGAGCCCCCAGAAGTGCGGGAGGTCCCTGGGGATGCTC
This Aptenodytes patagonicus unplaced genomic scaffold, bAptPat1.pri.cur scaffold_656, whole genome shotgun sequence DNA region includes the following protein-coding sequences:
- the IL18BP gene encoding LOW QUALITY PROTEIN: interleukin-18-binding protein (The sequence of the model RefSeq protein was modified relative to this genomic sequence to represent the inferred CDS: inserted 1 base in 1 codon; deleted 2 bases in 2 codons); translated protein: TPGRPARLLLPLLCWALASRRTGAMALQPPXITVLRMPAELPHPGESMTISCEAVSSLPEATLLYWLGNGFFVEKLHPDGAVYEGTVLEEPRGLGGGPAPRPALSSFGAQHLHTNFTCVVLSPLGVDTREVQWPHPAPAPAPAESGGLG